The DNA sequence ATGTCTGGTTCCAAATCTCAAAATCCTTCTACCCGGCTCGCCCTGCCCCTGTGTATTTTAAAATTGGTCTGGTCTGGTTCCTTCAAATTTGGGCCCGGCTAGGCCCGTGCCCACCCATGGGTCAAATTGTGagtgtaattgcaagatattatgtgaaataatatcttgcaattaacttggcaattaaacctaaattgaatacgaaaattgggagttaccttttgaataaggatttgatgaggagtgatgagagagatATGAATAAATATCATTtcgatcacctttgactcttccttgattgagccgttattttCCGTTGCACGCGCGTGTGAAGATATCCGAGTGAATGGGTTGTATATGTAGGATAACGTGTTGAGGAAGGGAATTAACCCTCACACCAGAGCTCAGCAGCTTGAAGATCTCTTGCAAtcagtactctctctctctctgagtaCTTGTATAATATGATGTGCACATTTGTGTGATTAGAAATGGGGACGTGGATTTGTGCAGTGGGATTGTGAATTTGGACATCAATTGATTTTGGCATAGGGTTTGGGAATTGGGTATTCAATTGTGAATTAGGGAACTATATTCTTGGATTCAAAGCTGCCAACTTTAATTTTGAGTACCAGTTCATGTGATTTTTGCGCCAAGTGAGGATGTGGGGGAGTTAAGATTACATCAGTAAACTTTGATTTTCATGAGATTGCATCAGTAAACATAGATTTGTTTAGTTATGTGGACGTGAACTCGAATTTGTTGCTTAAGTTTCTGCATTTTCTTTGCACTTTATCTTTTCGATGCTAGTTTGGCAAGTTCTGTGTTACTCTATTTGGTTTATGTAGTAGGGTGGAGAGAAAGGAAATGATTAAGTCTTAATCATTGCCTAGATTTACAGAACATGGAAGTTAGACTAGATCATATCCTTTGAAGTGATTCTATTCCTTTTGTTTCGATAGACATTTCTTTGTAACTTGATGATTCTTTAGTTGGAGTATTCTCTTACTTGTTTGGGAGATTTTTCTCTCTCGTTGTACTTTACTGTGCCTACAGTTATAACATATTCGCATGTTTGTGGGTCAATTGAAGTAGTTAGTTTGTATTTCATTCGCTATCTTAATCCCAGACACTTTTCTTAAGAATAGGATGGCAGTATGAATAATCTACTGTAttgattcattaaaatatacAAGCTAGGCTAGAGTTCTTATACAAACTGTAAAGATACAATCACATCCCGTAATTCCTACAAATCAACTAAgtaaatatttttacaaaaggAAAGAATAAATCGTTGATAGTCAATGATCACCATGCTACCAAATGGGAAGGAAATCATTCATAtcataacactccccctcaagttggcgAGTGAATGTCAAAAACCGCTAACTTGCTCAGCAAAAAACATAACTGTTCTTTTCCTAAAGGCTTCGTGAATATGTCTGCAACTTGCCTTGAAGATGGAACAAATTTGGTGACTACCTTTCCCTCTTGAATTTTATCTTGAACAAAATGATAGTCAATCTCTATATGGCGTGTCCGCTCATGAAAAATAGGATTAGTGGCAATGTGAAGAGCCGCTTGGATATCACAGTGTAAAACAGCAGGGCCCATAATTTTAATATCACATAAAAGACTTTGTAACCAAGTGAGCTCACAACAGGTAGCAGCCATTGAAAGGTACTCTACTTCTGCAGAAGATAATGAGACAATCTTCTGCTTTTTGCTTTTCCATGAAATTAAAGAATCTCCAAGGAAAACACAATATCCGGTAGTAGAACGTTAAGTCATCGGACACCCTGCCCAATCGGCATCACAAAAAGCCTTCAATCGTAGCAAACTTTGTGAGGAAAACAAAATACCTTGAACTGGAGTgttcttcaaatatctcaaaacaCGTAAAGCTGCATTATAGTGAGGCTTGCGAGGATGTTGCTTGAAACAACTCAACGTGTTCACTACAAAAGTAATATCGGGTCTAGTAATAGTTAAATATATCAAACATCCTATCAATCTTCGATAGATGGATGGATTGTGAAGCAAATCTCCTTCATCAGGAAGTAGCTTCAGATTTTGTTCCATGGGGAAGCTAGCTGATCGTGCTCCCAAAAGACCCACATTTTTCAAAATGTCCAATAAATATTTTctttgagaaataaaaatccGCTTTTTTGAACGAGCAATCTCTATTcctaaaaaatatttaaggGCTCCTAAATCTTTGATGCGGAAGCAATTATTCAAAAAAGATTTAAAAGAACCAATAGCCGTCATGTCATTACCAATGATCAAGGTACCATCAACATAAATAAGGAGAGCTGTGAACGATTTGCCAACTTTTCTTGTAAAAAGGGAATAACCGGCTTTGGACTGTATATACCCACCTGCACAAATAGCctcaaaaaacttaaaaaaccaCTACTAAGAGGCTTGCTTTAATCCATACAAAGACTTGTGAAGGCGACATACCAAATGCTCCCCCTGTCACCAAAGACCAGGAGGTGGAACCATATATATTTCCGCTTGGAGATCACTATGTAGGAAGGCATTAtggacatccatttgatgtaggGACTAGCCACGAGCAGCCGTAAAAGCAAGGAGACAACAAAGCGTAACCAACTTTGCAATCGGGGAAAACGTATCCTGGTAATCAACACCCTCAATTTGAGTGCAACCCTTGGCCACtaaacgagctttgtaacgctcAATAGTGCCATTGGACTTGTGCTTGATTTTGTATACCCAACGACAACCAATAGGGGTCTTGCCAGATGGAAGTGCAGTCAAAGACCAAGTGGCGTTAGCTTCTAGAGCTTGAATCTTTGAGGCTATGGCTTCTCACCACTGAGGATCTTTAGCAGCCTCTGGATATGTGTTAGGTTCAACAAGGAGAGTAATATTGGCAATAAAAACTTTGATAAGATggagaaagttttttttttataagaaataTACTTGCATAAAGGATGGTGAGTACCTTTTTTTAGAGGAACCTAGAGTCGATGCAATGAGTGGGGAAGACAAGGAAACATGAGAGAAAACATAGTCATCAAGGTAAGTAGGTGTACATGTAGGCCTATCAGAATGGCGTAAGGGGGGTGCAACAAGTGGACTAGGTGATGGAGGAGGGCTATTGGTGACTGTTTGGTCTGGGAGAGGTGTAGCAGTGCAGTTGGATGGAGTCTCATTATCAACTTGAGTGGATGGTGAAATGGACTCAACGGGAATGGGTGGTGTCTCAATGTCATCATGAGTAGGAAGAGGTAAGACAGGTTTTTGAGGTTGGGTTAAATGAGTGGTGATAAAAGGAAAATTAGACTCATGAAAAACGACATCTCAGCTGGTGAATACTTTATGAGTATAAAGGTCGTACAACTTATACGCTTTTTGACCAAAGGGATATCCTATAAAGACACATTTTTTGGCTCGTGCATCAAATTTATGAAGAGGTTGAACATTGGTGGCGTAAGCTAAACATCCAAAAGTACGCAAGTGGGTATACGATGGAGGACGATCATAAAGAACCTCAAAAGATGATTTATTAGACAAAAGTGGTGTGGGTAAGCGATTTATGAGGTAGATTGCAGTAAGGACACAACCTCCCAAAAAATACAAAGGTAAGTGACTCTGAAAAAGTAATGCCCTGGCCACTTGCAAAATATGACGGTGTTTTCACTCgaccactccattttgttgtggagtatatgTGCAAGAACATTTAAAAATCACACCACTCTCGGAAAAGAAAGAATGCAGGGACAAAAACTCACTACCATTATCAGTTcgaattttcttaattttgtgaTGGAATTGAGTTTCTACATAAGAAAAGAAAGTTTAAGTAACTGTTATGTTTCAAATTTATGTCTCATCAAAAAGAGCCAAGTGGTTCGAGAAAAATCATCAACAATTGTTAAGAAATATCGAGCCCCACTATAAGTAGAAATTTTGTGCGGTCCCCAAATGTCACAATGAACAAGCTCAAAAATGTGTTTACCAGAAATATGACTTAATGGAAAAGGAAATCTAGTTTGCTTTGCTAATGGGCAAACATCACAAGGAATATTTGAATGAGAATAAACATCTAACGATTGCTTAGCTAAAAGGTGGAGTCGTTGTGGAGAGGGATGACCAAGACGACGATTCCATGAAATGGAATTAACGCAACTGGGTAAAGGTGAAATGGTGCGGCTACTATTTGGTTTGGTGAGATAGTGAAGACCTCCATGTTGTCTACCCCATCCAATCATCTTTCTCATCTCCAGGTTTTGTAAGACACAAAAATTCGGAAAAAATGTTATGAAGCATCGAAGGGATTTTGTTAAACGACtaacaaatatcaaattaaccaaaaatGAGGCAATTCGTGATACGTTAGTCAATGAAAGTTTGGGATCAAAAGTAAAATTGCCAATATTACTAATTGAAACCCTTTCACCAGTCAGAAGTTTTACTGGCGGCAAAGACTTGTTCACAGTAGAGTTTGATAGGGAAATGTCGTAACATGATCTGTGGCGCCACTATCAATTATCCATTATTGTGAATGATGGGAAGACAAACATGTGATTGCATTGGTCTGTGCTTCATATGGCAAATTTCCAGCCATCATAGCAAAGAGTTGTTGAAGCTGCTCAGGAGTAAAAGTCATCGATGTTGTTGATGTAAatgaagaagttgaagaagttgTTGCTAGAACATGGTTAGTCGCAGGTTTTCCCTCCTTACCGCGGCTCTTTCCTTTATTCTTTTTATGAAGACGATGGTCCTCGGGATATCCATGAAGCCAGTAGCAAGTCTCCCTGGTGTGATGGTCCATGTCACAATAATCGCAATGTAGCGGCTTGCGATTTCTTTGGCTACCATGGTTGTGCTGATTACCTCGACCACCTTGAACTGCCATGGCTGCTCCTTCCACACTTGGTTCTGGGATGGCTGCAATTCCACGTTGCTTCTCCTCTTGGCTAACCATTGAAAAAACTTTGAGCACTGAAGGCAATGGCTTTACAAGCATAATCTGACCTCTCATTACTATATATGAATCATCAAGCCCCATTAAAAATTGCATAACCTTATTCTGTTCTTCTTTCTCGTTACGGTCTTCCATGGCACCATATAAGCAGTTTTTATGGTTGCCGTAAGAAGATAATTCATCCCATAAACCTTTCAATTGGGAATAATAGTCAGACACAGACATCTGATTTTGAGTTAGGTGTGTAATGTCACGCTGAATCTCAAAAATTCATGGGACGTTGTCTTGCGAAAAAACGAGTCTTAAGGTCCTCCCAAACAACATGTGCAGTTTCTGCATAAACCACACTGTTTGATAACCCAGAACTCACAGATTTTAAAATCCACATGAGAACCGTGTCATTACAGCATTgccaaatagcagcttcagttgCTTTCTTGTCTGACAGCTTCTTCACAAACCTATCAACAAAACCAAATTTGTTATTTGCGCTAAGGGCAATATGCATTAAACGAGACCATGTGCTATAATTGTATCCAATAAGTAGAGTGGAAACAAGATGCATCCTTGGAGTATTAGAGTGATGAATATAGAAATGGCTTGAGGGATCATTCGACACCTCAACCGACTTGGAGTCTCCCATGGCAAAAAAAGACGACTTTGCCCACAAGAAAAACCGAAGAAAAAGGAACGAAGAGAAaccaaggaaacaaaaaaaaaatcctaggaTCTTGGACTCTCTAGTACCATCTTAAGAATAGAATGGCAGTATGAATAATCTACTGTAttgattcattaaaatatacAAGCTAGGCTAGAGTTCTTATACAAACTGTAAAGATACAATCACATCCCGTAATTCCTACAAATCAGCTAAgtaaatatttttacaaaaggAAAGAATAAATCGTTGATAgtcaatgataggagcatatttatgcgacttagttagcttgttttcttgcattttcatagctagtttctacttattatagcgttttaagctattttcgtttgtttgtaggtccaaataacaaagttggcaagaaagtgcattttggagcattttagtgCAGTTTTGGGCTGGAATGGATAACTTacatatggagcacaaggaattgacgaatttgaagttcaagggaggctaggaatgtgctaaagagttgagaaaattaattcaagacattgaagataaggaatcagcttaAAAGAATGAGATATTATCCAAactaccttatcttatccaaaaccttatccaaccttatctcatccaaactaaccttagcttatcttatcatatcctaatcctatcctaacTTAATTCTAACTGCAAAGGGGACTCCTTATCACATTAGAATACCTAATATCTGATTCTAGAAGCCCTGAAACAATGCAAATAACCTGATCCTTTTTCCCATAGAAATCTGACGAATTTAAtccctttctagaagctttgTGCTGAATTTCCTAGTCTTATTCCTCTAGGATTGTGTAATCCTTCTCCTTCACTACTTTGGGCAAAACCCTaacctataaatacatattttttgcCACAATTCaaaccaccaccctctaccacaaTTCACACAACCATTCACCAAAAATTCGTCCACACACAAGAGCCTTAAATTAGAAAATTCTCATTGTGCCGCAGCTgtgcaaggaaggagaagaaggagccaCCTGGAgctgtgcttgccattcaagacgttggattgttgaagcatttctaggtgtattctatctttgttttcaatgtttaaatttaattttctttggttAATTGCGAACAtatggaactaatttctttttagttagaggtgaattcaaagccatgattatatgctttatatgaattgattacatcaagtaattgtttcttgagtcttgaatgtgatttgcttatctgagttat is a window from the Malus domestica chromosome 16, GDT2T_hap1 genome containing:
- the LOC103403653 gene encoding uncharacterized protein; protein product: MGDSKSVEVSNDPSSHFYIHHSNTPRMHLVSTLLIGYNYSTWSRLMHIALSANNKFGFVDRFVKKLSDKKATEAAIWQCCNDTVLMWILKSVSSGLSNSVVYAETAHVVWEDLKTRLWDELSSYGNHKNCLYGAMEDRNEKEEQNKVMQFLMGLDDSYIVMRGQIMLVKPLPSVLKVFSMVSQEEKQRGIAAIPEPSVEGAAMAVQGGRGNQHNHGSQRNRKPLHCDYCDMDHHTRETCYWLHGYPEDHRLHKKNKGKSRGKEGKPATNHVLATTSSTSSFTSTTSMTFTPEQLQQLFAMMAGNLPYEAQTNAITCLSSHHSQ